The sequence GGAGACCCCGCCATGAGCAAGGTGATCGACTTCCGGACCGACCCGTCCAAATACCGCCACTGGAAAGTGGAATATGACGGCCCCGTGGCCACCGTCTTCATGGACGTGGACGAAAACGGCGGCCTGTTCGACGGCTATCAGCTGAAGCTCAACTCCTACGATCTCGGCGTCGATATCGAGCTGGCCGACGTGGTCCAGCGGATGCGCTTCGAGCACCCGGAAGTGAAGACCGTGGTGATGAAGTCGGCCAAGGACAAGGTCTTCTGCGCAGGTGCCAACATCCGCATGCTGGGCGGCGCAGCCCACTCGCACAAGGTCAACTTCTGCAAGTTCACCAACGAGACCCGCAACACCTTCGAGGCCGCCGAAGCGGACTCCGGCCAGAAATGGATCGCGGCCGTCAAAGGCGCCTGCGCAGGCGGTGGCTATGAGCTCGCGCTTGCCTGCAACCACATCATGCTGACCGACGACTCCACGTCCTCGGTCGCGCTGCCCGAAGTGCCGCTTCTGGCCGTGCTGCCGGGCACCGGGGGCCTCACCCGCGTGACCGACAAGCGGAAGGTGCGCCGCGACCGGGCAGACATCTTCTGTTCGATCGAAGAGGGCGTGAAAGGCAAGCGCGCCGTGGACTGGCGCCTGGTGGACGAGGTGATCCCGAACTCGAAGTTCGATGAGACCGTCGCGGAACGTGCGCGCGAGTTTGCCGCCAATTCGTCCAAGGCGGATGTGGCGCAGGGCATCACCCTCGGCCCTATCGACCGCAAGGTCGAAGCCGATGCGGTTCATTATGACCTCGTCGAAGTCGAGATCGACCGTGACGGCCGGAAGGCCACGATCACCCTCGCTGGTCCCAATGCCGACGCTCCCGCCTCCATCGACGACGTGGTGGCCCAGGGCGATCAGGGCTACATGCTCAAGCTCGCCCGCGAGTTGGACGATGCGATCCTGCACCTGCGTCTCAACGAGATGGAGCTTGGCCTTTGGGTCTTCCGCACGCAGGGCGACCCGGAACAGGTCATCGCCCACGAGGAGATCCTGACCGCCAATGCCGACAACTGGCTCGCGAACGAGATCCTGCAATACTGGAAGCGCGTCCTGAAACGGATCGACGTCACCTCCCGGTCGCTTGCCGCTCTGGTCGAGCACGGGTCCTGCTACGCCGGTGTGCTGGCAGAGATCCTCTTCGCCGTCGACCGCAGCTACATGATGGAAGACGAGTTCGAGGGCGACAATCGTCCGACCGCGACGATCACGCTGTCCAATTCGAACTTCGGTCTCTACCCGATGGGCAACGACCTGTCGCGGCTCGAAACCCGGTTCCTTGGTGAACCCGAAAGCCTCGAAGCGGCGCGCGCCGCCATTGGCGAGGCGCTCGAGGCAGAAGCGGCCGACGAGCAGGGTCTCGTGACCATGATCCTCGACGACATCGACTGGGACGACGAAATCCGCATCTTCATGGAAGAGCGCGCGTCCTTCTCCCCCGACGCGATGACCGGGATGGAGGCCAACCTGCGCTTCGCCGGACCCGAGACGATGGAGACCCGCATCTTTGGTCGCCTGACCGCCTGGCAGAACTGGATTTTCAACCGCCCGAACGCCGTGGGCAAGGACGGGGCGCTTCAGCGCTACGGCACCGGCGTGCGCGGCGATTACAACATGGAACGCGTGTAAGCGCGGTATAGGAGGAAGACGACATGGCCGATCTCATCAACGTCAGCTACGACACCCAGATCCCGAACAATGTGGGCCTCTCCGCCGACCGCAAGGTGCTGAAGGCGCTTGAAAAATGGCACCCCGGCTACATCAACTGGTGGAATGACCTGATCCCCGAGAAATTCCAGAAGTCCATGGTTTACCTGCGCACGGCGGTGTCCGTGGACCCGAAGGGCTGGGCGAAATTCGATTACGTGAAGATGCCGGAATACCGCTGGGGCGTGCTCCTTGCTCCGCAGGTGGAAGGACGCACGATCCCCTGTGGTGAACACTACGGCCAGCCCGCCTGGCAGGAAGTGCCTGGCGAATACCGCAACCTCATGAAGCGCCTCATCGTCATTCAGGGCGACACCGAACCGGGGTCTGTCGAACAGCAGCGCTTCCTGGGCCTCACCGCGCCGTCGCTTTACGACATGCGCAACCTCTTCCAGGTGAACGTGGAAGAGGGCCGTCACCTCTGGGCGATGGTCTATCTGCTCCAGAAATACTTCGGCAAAGACGGCCGCGAAGAAGCCGACGACCTGCTCATCCGCTCCTCCGGGTCGGAAGAAGCCCCGCGTATGCTCGGCGCCTTCAACGAGGAAACGCCGGACTGGCTGTCGTTCTTCATGTTCACCTATTTCACCGACCGTGACGGCAAGATGCAGCTCGAGTCGCTGGCGCAATCCGGCTTCGACCCGCTGTCGCGCACTTGTCGCTTCATGCTGACCGAAGAAGCCCACCATATGTTCGTGGGCGAAACCGGCGTCGGCCGCACCATCGAGCGGACCTGTCAGGTGATGCGCGAGAACGGCATCGAAGACCCCTACGACATCGAGAAGATCCGCTCGCTGGGCGTCATCGACCTCCCCACGATCCAGAAGAAGCTGAACCTGCACTACACGCTCTCGCTCGACCTCTTCGGGCAGGAAGTGTCGACTAACGCGGCGAACGCCTTCAACGCCGGGATCAAGGGCCGTTACCATGAGCACCGGATCGACGACGACCACCAACTCAAGGACGCGACCTACAAGGTCTGGGACTTCGAGGACGGCAAGGTCGTGCAGCGCGAGGTGCCCGCGCTTACCGCGATCAACATGCGCCTGCGTGACGACTACATCAACGATGCCGCCGGCGGCGTGGGCCGCTGGAACAAGATCACCGAGAAGTCCGGCGTTCAGTTCGAGCTGAAGCTTCCGCATGAGAGCTTCAACCGCAAGATCGGTGTTTTCGCCGGCCACAACTTCAACCCCGAAGGGGTGATGGTGTCGGGCGCCGACTATGACGCAGGCATCCCGCAATGGCTCCCCACCCACGCGGATGGCGACTTCATCCAGTCGCTCATGGTCCCCGTGACCGAGCCGGGCCAATATGCGGGCTGGATCGCCCCGCCGAAAGTCGGCATCGACAACAAGCCCGGTGACTTCGAATACGTGAAGCTCCATATGGCGTAGGCCAAACCACGTGATAGGATCGGGCGAGGGCAACCTCGCCCACCTCACCAAACGGGAGGACACCATGCAAATCGACCGCAAGGCGGGTTTCGCCCCGCGCACACGTGAACTCGGCGCCACGCTCACCGGCCTCAAGTCCGGCTGTGTCGGGTGCACCGATTGCAAAGGCCTCTGCCATGAGTTGATCGAGGCGCTCGTCGTGCCGGACATGGTGCTCAAGGCCAAATAGGCCAATCGCTGAGACCCCGGTCACATTGCCTCGGACGCTTGCGCCCGATCAAGCCAGATCAATTCGCGCCCCGATGTCGCTCCGGGGCGCTCCCCCATAATCGTCGCCGCAGGACCAGCCAGATGAACAAGCCGCTCAAGCAACACCTGATCGACCCGGAAATTTGCATCCGTTGCTACACCTGCGAGATGACCTGCCCGATCGAGGCGATCACCCACAATGACGACAACGTCGTGGTGGACGCGGAAAAGTGCAACTTCTGCATGGACTGCATCCCGGTCTGCCCGACCGGCTCCATCGACGAATGGCGCGTGGTCGCCGAACCCTATTCGCTCGACGACCAATTCGGCTGGGACGAGCTTCCGGCACAGGAAGACATCGCGCCCTCGGCCGACGGGGACGGCAGCATGGAGGCTCTCGACGAAGCGATGGCCGCGCTCCTCGCCGAAGCGCATTCCGGTGCGGGCGGCAAATCGGTCGCGCCCAAGACCGCGTCCAAGGCGACGGTGAACCTCTACAACCTCGGCAAACCGGTGATTGCGACGGTGCAAGGCAACTACCGCCTGACCGCCGAAGACAGCGATGCCGACGTCCGCCACATCATCCTCGACTTCGGCGCCGCCCCGATGCCCGCGCTCGAGGGTCAATCGGTCGGAATCATTCCACCCGGCGAGACCGCGGACGGAAAACCTCACCTGCCGCGTCTTTATTCCGTGTCCTCGCCCCGTGACGGCGAACGCCCCGGCTACAACAACATGTCCCTCACCGTGAAGCGCGAGTTGCACGGGGTCGCGTCGAACTATGTCTGCGATTTGAAGAAAGGCGATCAGGTCAAGGTCACCGGGCCTTTCGGCTCGACCTTCCTTCTTCCCTCCGATCCGGATGCGGAACTTCTCATGATCTGCACCGGCACGGGTTCGGCCCCCTTCCGCGGCTTCACCATGCGCCGTCAGCGCGAGATGCCGACCAACAAGGGCAAGCTGACGCTCGTCTTCGGGGCCCGCAAGCAAGGTGAATTGCCCTATTTCGGCCCGCTCAAGAAGGTGCCGGACGACTATATGCACAAGGTCTTTGCCTTTTCGCGGCTCGACGATCAGCCCAAGCAATACGTGCAGGACAAGCTGCGGGACGAGAAGGAGCGCGTGGCCCAGCTTCTCAAGTCCGACAAGGCCTATGTCTACATCTGTGGCAAGAAAGAGATGGAGCAGGGCGTGGAAGAAGCGCTGGCCGACATCGCACGCGGCGAAGGGCTCGAATGGAAACCGATCCGCGACAAGATGCGTGAAGAGGGGCGTTACCACGTCGAGACCTACTGATGACTTTCGAGCATGAGATCATGGTGGGCTGGGGCGACTGCGACCCGGCCAAGATCGCCTATACCGGCCGCATCCCGAACTGGTGCCTCGATAGCATCAACGCCTTCCTACACGCCCACCTCGGCGGCGGCTGGTTCGTGCAGGAGCTGGACAACGACATGGGCATGCCCTTCGTGCATATGTCCATCGACTTCCGCGCGCCGGTCACGCCGCGCCATCCACTCATCTGCCGCGTCTTCCCCACGAAACTCGGCACCGCATCGGTCACCTTTCAGGTCGAAGGTTTCCAGAATGGAACCTTGTGCTTTCAGGGTACTTTCGTCGAGGTCGTGACCGTCGCCTCGACGTTCGAAAAGCAGACGATCCCCGCTCACCTGCGCCGCGCGCTGGAGGCGCATCTGCCGAGCTGAGGATTTTGTGCACTATATCCCGATTAATGCGCGAAACCCTTTGCCCCTATCCCTCACACCGCCTAGATTCAGTGCACTATAAGGAACATTTAGCCGGACCCGATGAGCGAGATCACCAACTTCCGGGGCGAAGCGCAGGCCCAGACCGAGGTCCGGAACGAGGCTGACCGCCTGACCGACGACCTCATCGCCCGCGTGGGGGAACGCGTCCGCCGGGCGCGGGACCGCAAGGGTATCCCGCGCCGGGTCCTGTCGGAACGATCCGGCGTCTCACCTCGCTACTTGGCCCAGCTCGAAGCGGGCGAGGGCAACATCTCCATCGCACTCTTGCAGAAGGTCGCCTATGCCCTCGATCACAAGATCGAATGGCTCGTGGGCGAGGACGATCCCTGGACCTCCGATGCGCTCAGGATCGCCGATCTCTACCGCACCGCCAACGCCGACATTCAGGCCACGGTCCGCGCAACGCTCTCGCCTGAACCCGCGACCGAGAAACGCGCCCATCGAGTCTGTCTCATCGGGCTGCGCGGCGCCGGGAAATCGACGCTCGGACGCCGGGCCGGACAGGCGCTCGGCATCCCCTTCGTCGAACTCAATCGCGAAATCGAGGAACAGGCCGGCATGCCGGTGGACGAGGTCATGGCCTTCTACGGTCAGGAAGGATACCGCCGGCTCGAGGCGCAAGCCCTGTCGCGGGTCATCGCGACCCATGACACGATGATCCTCGCCGTCGCGGGCGGCATCGTGGCCGAGCCCGAGACCTACAACCGCCTGCTCACCCATTTCCACACCATCTGGGTCAAGGCGACCCCCGCCGAACACATGGCGCGCGTGCGCGAACAGGGCGACGAACGCCCCATGGCCGGCAACCCGGAGGCCATGGATCAGCTCAAATCCATCCTCACCTCGCGCGAAGCGCTCTACGAGAAGGCCGAGGAAAGCCTCGACACCTCCGGCAAAACCGAGGAAGAGAGCCTGGCCGAGTTGACCGCTCTCCTGCACGCTCGGGACCTGGTCTGACGGCCGCGTCCAGACAAAGCCCTTCGTTCCTTCACTGCTTCATAAATACCTTGGTGGGGGTCTGGGGGAGGTGAAACCTCCCCCAGCCGGTCGGATTTCGCGCAAGCGAAAGTCGATCCAACAAACGCTGTCCCGTGTTTCCCGCAAACAAGTCCTATGGCGTATTCCCGCCTTCTACCGCCTTCTGCGCCAGCGCCAGAAACGCCCCGCGCTCTTCCTCCGAAAGCCCGCCGAGGATCTCGTCCTGCAAGTCCCGCACGATGGGAAGAATTTCCTCGAAGACCTGCGCCCCCTCTGTCGTCAGCCGCACCTCCCGCGCGCGCCGGTCGCGTTTCGACACGATCCGCTCGACATAACCCTTGCCCACCAGCCGGTCGATGACGCCGCCGATCGTCGCCCGGTCATAGGCGATCCGGGCCGCCACCCCGGCCTGGTCGATCCCCGGATGGCTCGCGAGGGCATCCATCGCCGCGAACTGGACCGAGGTCAGATCGACCCCCGCCTCCTGCATGCGGCGCGCGAAAACCGCCCCGGAAATCTGGTTGAGTCGCCGGACAAGATGCCCGGCCATGCCGTAAGCTTCCATCGCAGACCTGCTATTCCATCATTCGATCAATAGCTTGCAGGATCTGATTTGCATACATATTTTTTCCTTGACGGAAAATAGTATGTATAGATATCAATACCCCTGAACCCAGAGGGAGGATCTCCATGCAGTATTATGTCGACGGTTTCCGGGGCGGCGATCCTGACGTGCATCCCACAGCCGCGGGGCATCGCAAACCGGGCGATCCGCTTCCCGAAAAGGTCGATGTCCTGATCGCGGGCTGTGGCCCGGCGGGTCTCTGCATGGCCGCGCAGATGGCGCAGTTCCCTGAATTCACCACCATGATCGTCGAACCCAAGCCCGGCCCGATGGAAAAAGGGCAGGCGGACGGCGTGAACGTGCGGTCGATGGAGATGTTTCAGGCTTTCGGGTTCGGCGAAAAGGTCAAACGCGAGAGCTATTGGGTGAACCAGACCAACTTTTGGATGCCCGATCCTGCGAATCCCGATGCGATCCGCCGGGTGGGCCGGGTACAGGACGTGGCCGACGACCTGTCGGAAATGCCCCACACGCTCATCAACCAGGCGCGTATCCACGAGCTGTTCCTCGACGTGGCCCGCAAGTCGCCGACCCGGCTCGAACCGGATTACGGCCTCAAGGTCGCTGATCTCACCATCGACACGACGACCGACGATCACCCGGTGATCGTCTCCCTCGAATACACCGAGGGCCCGAAAGCAGGTCAAACCACGACGGTCCGCGCGAATTACGTGATCGGCGCCGACGGTGCGCGCTCCAACGTGCGCACGGCAATTGGCGGCAAGCTCGTGGGGGACGCGGCGCATCAGGCCTGGGGCGTGATGGATATCCTCGCCAACACCGATTTCCCGGATGTGCGCTACAAGAACCTCATCACATCGCGCAAGGAAGGCAATATCCTGATCCTCCCACGCGAGGGCGGCTATCTGTTTCGCATGTATGTGGAGCTCGACAAGCTCAACCCCGACGAACGGGTGTCGGCGCGCAATCTGAACGAAACCCACATGATCGCGGCGGCGAACCGGATCATGGCGCCCTATACACTCGACGTGAAAGAGGTCGTCTGGTGGTCCGTCTATGAAATCGGCCACCGCATCACGGACCGTTTCGACGACGTGCCCGACGGCGAAACGGCGACGCGGACGCCGCGCGTGTTCACGGCCGGCGATGCCTGTCACACCCACAGCCCCAAGGCGGGGCAGGGAATGAACGTCTCGATGGGGGACACCTTCAACTTGGGCTGGAAACTGGGTCTCGTCCTGCGCGGTCGTGCGCCAAAGGCGCTCCTGCATTCCTATACGACCGAACGCCGGGAAGAGGCGCGGCGTCTCGTGGAAACCGACCACAAATGGGCGCGGATCATGTCGGCCCCCCTGGGCGAGAGCGAACTGGACGGCACCGACGAGCCGCGTTTCATTCAGCACTTCAAGCTGAACGGCGAGTTCACCGCCGGACTGGCCGTGCGCTACGATGAAAGCGCTCTCACCGCCGCGCCCACTCACCAGGCGCTGGCCACTGGAGAGCCCATCGGCAAACGCTTCCACTCCGCCCCCGTTGTGCGCGCAGCGGATGCGATGGCGCAGCAGCTTGGCCATGTTCACGACGCCGATGGCCGGTTCCGCGTCTATATCTTCGCCGGTGCCGACGAGACGTCTGCCTATGACCTCGTCACCTGGCTCGCGACTGATCCGGCCTCGCCGATCTTGAAGCACCGCCAGCCGGGCGATGACATCGACGCCACCATCGACGTGCGCACGATCGTTCAGGAGCGGTTCGACACCATCGACCTGACCGCCGCTCCTTCGGCGACCAAGCCCACCAAGGGCAAGCTCGGCCTTCAGGATCACGAGAAACTCTTCTGCATCGACCCGCGTGAAGGGCGCAACATCTATGACCTGCGAGGCATCGACAAGGAGAAGGGCGCGGTCATCATCGTGCGCCCCGACCAGTATGTCGGACAGATCCTGCCCATCGGCGACACGGCCGGACTGTCGGCCTATTTCGCGGGCATTCTCCTCTGACGGCGGCGGGAAGGGCCCGCGCCCGTCCTAGCCGATCAGCACGTTCAGGTGGCGGACAACGGAGCGGGCCAGCACCGCTGGCTCGTATCCGCCCTCGAGCATCGACACGATCCGTCCCTGCGAATGGCGGTTGGCCACGTCAAGGAGCGCCTTCGTCACCCATTCGTAATCGTCGTCGGTCAGCGAGACGCTCGACATATCGTCGGCCACATGGGCGTCGAAGCCCGCCGAGATGATCACCAGCTCCGGCGCGAAAGCGTCGAGCGCGGGAAGCCAGTGCTCCGACACCGCCGCGCGGAACTCTTTCGACCCCGCCGTTGCCGACAAGGGAATGTCCACGAGGTTGGCGGTTTCCTTTTCGTGCCCCGTGAAGGGATAGAATGGGTGCTGGAAGCTCGAACAGAAGAGCACCCGGGGCTCGTTCCGGAAGATGTCTTCGGTTCCGTTGCCGTGGTGCACGTCGAAATCCACGATGGCGACCCGCGTGAGCCCGTGCGCCGCCAGTGCATGTCCGGCAGCCACGGCCACGTTGTTGAACAGGCAAAACCCCATCGCTACGGCCCTTTCGGCATGATGGCCCGGCGGGCGCACGGCGCAGAAGACCGGCCCCGCCTCGCCACGCATCACCAGATCCACTGCCATCACCCCCGCGCCTGCGGCCCGTTCGGCGGCGCGCAGCGTGCCCGGCGACATCACCGTGTCGCCGTCGACCTCGACCGAGCGCATCCCTTCGCCCGGTGCAATGGCATAGACGCGGTCGAGATAGGCCGGATCATGCACCCGTTCGAGCTGTTCGCGCGTGACGCGCGGCGCGTCGTAGTGCCGGAGCACGTAATCGAGCCCCGAGGAAATGAGCTGGTTTGAAATGGCGGTCAACCGCGCCGCCTGTTCGGGATGATGCGGCCCGGCATCGTGATCCATGCACTCGTGGTGCGAAATGTAACCCAGCATGTGCCCTCCCTCGGCGGTGTTTCCACCATGGCGCCGCGCGGCCCCCTGCGCCTTGCGCCATATCAAGCGCGGCGGCCCGGATCACAGCCGCCGTTCCACGATCACGATGTCCCGGTCCTCCGGATCGCCGCGCACCGAAAAGCCGAGGTCGCGCATCAATTCCAGCATCGGTGCATTGTTGCGCAGCACCGTGCCCTCGATCACAGACAGATCATGGTCCCGCGCCGCCCGGAACAGCGCCTTCATGAGCCGCGTGCCGATGCCCTGTTTCTTGACCTGATCGCCCACCACGATGGCGAACTCAGCGCTCCGGTTGTCCGGATTGATGACATAGCGCGCCACGCCGCATTGCACCTCGCGACCGTCGATCTCGGCCATGGCGACCAGGGCCATTTCGCGGCGGTAGTCGATCTGGGTGAACTGCACGAGCATTTCGGGCGACAGCTCGTTCAGCACGCCCATGAAGCGGAACATCCGGCTTTCCTTGGACAGGGCCTTCACGAAGTCCTGCTCACTCTTGGCATCCTCGGGCCGGATCGGCCTGATGACCAATGGCGTGCCGTCGGAGAGGTGATCGACCTCGACCAGATGACGCGGATAGGGATGGATCGCCATGTGGTCGTATTGCCCGTCCATCGCCGGCGGTCGAGCCACGCGCACCCGCGCGTCCACCGCCATGACCCCGTTCGGCCCCGCCAGCAAAGGGTTGATGTCCAGCTCCACGATCTCGGGTAGCTCGCTCACCATCGCCGAGACCCGGCGCAGCACGTTGACGACCCCGCGGCGGTCGGCGGCGGGCATGTCGCGAAACGCCTCCAGCAGTCGCGCCACCCGCGTCTTGTCGATCAGCCGTTCGGCCAGCACGGCATTGAGCGGGGGGAGCGCGACGGCGCTGTCGTTCAGCACCTCGACCGCCGTGCCCCCCGCACCGAACAGGATCGTCGGCCCGAACACCGGATCGCGGCTCGCGCCGATGACCAGCTCGCGCGCCGCCTCGATGGTGGAAACGGCTTCGACCGTCACGCCCTTGATCCGCGCGTCCGGGCGCATCCGGCGCAGGCGTTCGGTGATGTCGCGGAAGGCGCGTTTCACCTCGGTCGGATCGCCGATGCCCACGCGCACACCGCCGACGTCCGATTTGTGCGTGACGTCGGGCGACAGGATCTTCATCGCCACCGGATAGCCCACGGTCTGGGCCGCGACGATCGCCTCGGCCGGCGTTTCGCACTCCACGGTCAGGTTGATCGGTATCCTGAACGCCTTCAGCAGCGCCTTGGATTCGATGTCCGTCAGCATCTCGCGGTCTTCCGCGAGCGCCGCCTCGATGATCATCCGCGCCCCTTCGAGGTCGGGCGCGTTCTCGGGCGACATGGGACGAAGATTCTCCAGCGCCAGTTTTCTGTTACGGTGGTGCCGCGCAAGGTAGGAAAACGCCTCGACAGCTCGCTCGGGCGAAATGAAGTCGGCGACGCCGTTCGACGACAGGACCCGGCGCCCTTCGGCCACCACGGCCTCGCCCATCCAGCAGGCGAGGACCGGCTTCGTGCGCCGCTTCGGGAGGGCATCTACCACGGCCTGCGCCACCGCCGTCGGGTCGGTCATCGCCTGCGGCGTGAGCATGACCAGAAGCCCGTCGGTGTCGGGATCGGCATAGGTGGCCTTGACCGCGGCCGCAAAGGCCTCGGGTCCGGCATCGCCCAGGATATCGACCGGGTTCCCCTGTGCCGCATAGGCGGGCAGGGCCCCAGCCATGGCGGCCCGGGTCTCGGGCGCGATCCGGGCGAGGTCGACCGACAAATCCGCCGCCCGGTCGGCCGCCAGAACCCCGGCGCCGCCCCCGTTCGCGATGATCGCCAGCCGGTTCCCAGTGGCCTTTTTGGTCGACGACAGGATCTCGGCGGCGGCGAAGAGCTGGCCGAAGGTCATCGCGCGCACTGCGCCCGTGCGCTCCATCACCGCGTCGAACACCGCGTCCGATCCGATCAGCGCGCCGGTATGGGTATGGGATGCCTCGGCAGAGCCCGCATGGCGGCCCGATTTCAGAACGATCACCGGCTTCAGGCGCGCGGCGTAGCGCAGCGCCGAGATGAAGCCGGGCGCGTTACGCACACCCTCGACGTAGAGAAGGATCGCGTCCGTGTGCGGATCCGAGGCGAGGTATTGCAGCATCTCGCCAAAGTCGATGTCGGTCGAATTTCCAAGACTGGCAAGCGCCGAAAAGCCAAGGTGGTGCGGCCCCGCCCAGTCCGAGATCGCGGAACACAGCGCGCCCGACTGGGAGATGAGCGCAAGCCGGCCTTTCGGGGTGGCGACGCGCAGGAAGCTCGCGTTCATCTTGGCCCAGGGCCGCACAAGACCCACGCAGTTGGGCCCCATGAACCGAACGCCCGCCCGCTTCGCGGTTTCACGCAGGTCGTCCTCGTAGCGTTTCCCGGCGTCGGCACTTTCGCCCTCGCCGAACCCGGGAGAGAGCACGATGGCATTGCGGATGCCTGCCTCGCCGCAGTCGCGGATGATGCCCGGAACCTGGGCCGCGGGCGTGGCGATGACGGCCAGATCGACCTCGGTGTCGATCTCCGACAGTGTTCGATGGCAGGGCAGTCCGGCGAGCGTTTCGCTTGTCGGATGGACCGGAAAGATACCGCCCTCGTAGCCGCCGCTCACGAGGTTTCGCAGGACCAGCGCACCTACGCTGCCATCGTTATTTGACGCGCCGAAAACGGCGATCGTGTCGGGGTCCATGAGACCCTTGAGGGGGCTTTCGTCCATTCTGTCTCCCCGGCCCGCGGACCTTGGTCGTTCATCCCCCCAAGGGCGCTTATGACGCCGTTTCCGTTCCTTTCACTTGACCCTTGTCAAAACCCGCGCAGGGCGGTCAGCGAAACCGCGACGGCAGAAAGGCATCCGCCGTTTGTGTGTCGAGGTCCGGCGTCTGACCCAGCACGCGTGCGGCCAGAAGTCGCCCTGCCGCGGCCGCACTCTGAAACCCGTATCCGCCTTGACCTGCCATCCAGTAGAACCCGGGCGCGTCCGGCTCCGGACCGATGACGAGGAGCCGGTCCGGGGCGAAGGTCCGCAATCCCGCCCAGTTCGCGATCATCCGCTCCACAGGGGCCGTCATATCCTCCTCGAAGGCGGCAAGCCCTTCGGCCAGAACCATGTCGTCGGCCCAGGCATCATGGGGCTCCAGCAAGTCCTCTTCCGAAGGTGACACGATCAGCGCGCCGGCATCGGGTTTGGCGTACCAGTCGCCCGCCGCCCCGATCAGCATCGGCCAGTCCCGCGCGTCATACCCGCCCGGAACGCCGATCCGAGCCATCGACCTGCGCAGGGGAACAAACCCGATGGGTGCGATCCCGGCCAGCCCTGCCACGACATCGGCCCAGGGTCCGGCCGCGTTCACGACGACGGGGGCGGCAAAGGTCTCGCCCGCCGTGACCCGCCACAGTCCCTCGTCCTGTTCGATGGCCGTTACCGGTTTCCCAGTGACGATGGTCCCGGTCTCGCGAATGCTGCGGGCATAGCGTTGCAGGAGCGCGTCAGTGTCGATGTCCCAGGCGTCGTGTGTGATCGCGGTCAGCGTCACCTCGGGCGACAGGAGCGGCACGATCCGCCGCGCTTCGTCCCCGTCGATCCGGGTCATGCGCAGGGCCGCGCATTCGGCCTCGAACCCCGCACTATCCTCGGGGCGGCCTACGAGCATCACCGCCCGCGGCGTCAACACGCCAGCCTCAAGATGCGCCTCGGTCGAGGCTTCCGAGATCGCCTTGACCGGACCCGCGCCATAGCTCGGGATATGCATCGCCGCAGACCGTGAAGACGCATGGTGGCCAAGCTGCGTCTCTGCCTCGATCAGCGTCACACGCCCGTGGGGCGCGAGATGGGCCCCCGCCGACAGGCCGGCGACCCCGCCGCCTATGATGATGAAATCCGTCATGTTGCATTCCTCTCATGACAAACGGCGAGAGGGAAGCGCGCTATAGCTGTGACCCGATGCCCACAATGAAAAAGGCCCTGCACGCGGCAGGGCCTTCTCCTTCCCAGGCTTGGAGATCAGTTCGGGATGTCGCCTTCG is a genomic window of Maritimibacter sp. DP1N21-5 containing:
- a CDS encoding FAD-dependent monooxygenase → MQYYVDGFRGGDPDVHPTAAGHRKPGDPLPEKVDVLIAGCGPAGLCMAAQMAQFPEFTTMIVEPKPGPMEKGQADGVNVRSMEMFQAFGFGEKVKRESYWVNQTNFWMPDPANPDAIRRVGRVQDVADDLSEMPHTLINQARIHELFLDVARKSPTRLEPDYGLKVADLTIDTTTDDHPVIVSLEYTEGPKAGQTTTVRANYVIGADGARSNVRTAIGGKLVGDAAHQAWGVMDILANTDFPDVRYKNLITSRKEGNILILPREGGYLFRMYVELDKLNPDERVSARNLNETHMIAAANRIMAPYTLDVKEVVWWSVYEIGHRITDRFDDVPDGETATRTPRVFTAGDACHTHSPKAGQGMNVSMGDTFNLGWKLGLVLRGRAPKALLHSYTTERREEARRLVETDHKWARIMSAPLGESELDGTDEPRFIQHFKLNGEFTAGLAVRYDESALTAAPTHQALATGEPIGKRFHSAPVVRAADAMAQQLGHVHDADGRFRVYIFAGADETSAYDLVTWLATDPASPILKHRQPGDDIDATIDVRTIVQERFDTIDLTAAPSATKPTKGKLGLQDHEKLFCIDPREGRNIYDLRGIDKEKGAVIIVRPDQYVGQILPIGDTAGLSAYFAGILL
- a CDS encoding histone deacetylase family protein, with translation MLGYISHHECMDHDAGPHHPEQAARLTAISNQLISSGLDYVLRHYDAPRVTREQLERVHDPAYLDRVYAIAPGEGMRSVEVDGDTVMSPGTLRAAERAAGAGVMAVDLVMRGEAGPVFCAVRPPGHHAERAVAMGFCLFNNVAVAAGHALAAHGLTRVAIVDFDVHHGNGTEDIFRNEPRVLFCSSFQHPFYPFTGHEKETANLVDIPLSATAGSKEFRAAVSEHWLPALDAFAPELVIISAGFDAHVADDMSSVSLTDDDYEWVTKALLDVANRHSQGRIVSMLEGGYEPAVLARSVVRHLNVLIG
- a CDS encoding bifunctional acetate--CoA ligase family protein/GNAT family N-acetyltransferase, which translates into the protein MDESPLKGLMDPDTIAVFGASNNDGSVGALVLRNLVSGGYEGGIFPVHPTSETLAGLPCHRTLSEIDTEVDLAVIATPAAQVPGIIRDCGEAGIRNAIVLSPGFGEGESADAGKRYEDDLRETAKRAGVRFMGPNCVGLVRPWAKMNASFLRVATPKGRLALISQSGALCSAISDWAGPHHLGFSALASLGNSTDIDFGEMLQYLASDPHTDAILLYVEGVRNAPGFISALRYAARLKPVIVLKSGRHAGSAEASHTHTGALIGSDAVFDAVMERTGAVRAMTFGQLFAAAEILSSTKKATGNRLAIIANGGGAGVLAADRAADLSVDLARIAPETRAAMAGALPAYAAQGNPVDILGDAGPEAFAAAVKATYADPDTDGLLVMLTPQAMTDPTAVAQAVVDALPKRRTKPVLACWMGEAVVAEGRRVLSSNGVADFISPERAVEAFSYLARHHRNRKLALENLRPMSPENAPDLEGARMIIEAALAEDREMLTDIESKALLKAFRIPINLTVECETPAEAIVAAQTVGYPVAMKILSPDVTHKSDVGGVRVGIGDPTEVKRAFRDITERLRRMRPDARIKGVTVEAVSTIEAARELVIGASRDPVFGPTILFGAGGTAVEVLNDSAVALPPLNAVLAERLIDKTRVARLLEAFRDMPAADRRGVVNVLRRVSAMVSELPEIVELDINPLLAGPNGVMAVDARVRVARPPAMDGQYDHMAIHPYPRHLVEVDHLSDGTPLVIRPIRPEDAKSEQDFVKALSKESRMFRFMGVLNELSPEMLVQFTQIDYRREMALVAMAEIDGREVQCGVARYVINPDNRSAEFAIVVGDQVKKQGIGTRLMKALFRAARDHDLSVIEGTVLRNNAPMLELMRDLGFSVRGDPEDRDIVIVERRL
- a CDS encoding FAD-binding oxidoreductase; translated protein: MTDFIIIGGGVAGLSAGAHLAPHGRVTLIEAETQLGHHASSRSAAMHIPSYGAGPVKAISEASTEAHLEAGVLTPRAVMLVGRPEDSAGFEAECAALRMTRIDGDEARRIVPLLSPEVTLTAITHDAWDIDTDALLQRYARSIRETGTIVTGKPVTAIEQDEGLWRVTAGETFAAPVVVNAAGPWADVVAGLAGIAPIGFVPLRRSMARIGVPGGYDARDWPMLIGAAGDWYAKPDAGALIVSPSEEDLLEPHDAWADDMVLAEGLAAFEEDMTAPVERMIANWAGLRTFAPDRLLVIGPEPDAPGFYWMAGQGGYGFQSAAAAGRLLAARVLGQTPDLDTQTADAFLPSRFR